The following proteins are co-located in the Anoplopoma fimbria isolate UVic2021 breed Golden Eagle Sablefish chromosome 18, Afim_UVic_2022, whole genome shotgun sequence genome:
- the ccn6 gene encoding cellular communication network factor 6, which yields MLSLLCRSLLLILAQQCFSRAQNNGQLAPRDVRAVAERRQFCQWPCKCRQRPYCAPGVSSVLDGCGCCKSCARQIGEPCNERDVCDPHKSMYCDFSADKPRFEVGVCAYLMAVGCDLNGAHYENGEGFQPSPLYKCTCIAGAIGCTPAFIQKPAGLLGPAPLMGNMPAGLRSGQSQKKHQQDTSYMSAYRDPPLAWKKNCLIQTTPWSPCSKTCGLGISVRVNNDNGKCEMRKDRRLCLLRPCEKSVMRSVKMPKGKTCRPKFQAKKAEKLKLSGCISTKKFKPTYCGVCTDKRCCVPNKSSLIKVNFTCKGGSNTQWKMQWITSCVCQRKCNDPGDMFSDLRLL from the exons ATGCTATCGCTTCTCTGCCGTTCCCTCCTGCTCATCCTTGCTCAACAG tGCTTCAGCAGGGCTCAGAACAATGGGCAGCTGGCTCCTCGAGACGTGCGGGCTGTGGCCGAGAGGCGGCAATTCTGCCAGTGGCCCTGCAAGTGTCGACAGAGACCCTACTGCGCCCCGGGGGTGAGCTCCGTCCTGGACGGGTGCGGCTGCTGCAAGAGCTGTGCCAGGCAGATCGGAGAGCCGTGCAACGAGAGGGACGTCTGCGACCCGCACAAGAGCATGTACTGTGACTTCTCAGCCGACAAGCCCAGATTCGAGGTcggagtgtgtgcat ACCTGATGGCAGTAGGCTGCGACCTGAATGGGGCCCACTATGAGAACGGAGAGGGTTtccagcccagccccctctatAAGTGCACATGTATTGCCGGAGCCATCGGCTGCACCCCCGCTTTCATCCAGAAGCCTGCTGGTCTCTTGGGCCCTGCCCCGCTTATGGGCAACATGCCAGCCGGACTTCGCAGTGGCCAGAGCCAAAAGAAGCACCAGCAGGACACGAGCTACATGtcag CTTACAGGGATCCTCCTTTAGCCTGGAAGAAGAACTGTCTGATCCAGACCACTCCCTGGAGCCCCTGCTCCAAAACCTGCGGCCTGGGCATCTCTGTGCGCGTCAACAACGACAACGGCAAGTGCGAGATGAGGAAGGACCGACGCCTGTGTCTGCTGCGGCCGTGTGAGAAGAGCGTGATGAGGAGTGTTAAG ATGCCAAAGGGAAAGACATGCCGGCCTAAATTCCAAGCCAAGAAAGCGGAGAAGCTGAAACTCTCGGGCTGCATCAGCACCAAAAAGTTCAAGCCCACGTACTGTGGTGTCTGTACAGACAAGCGCTGCTGTGTCCCCAACAAGTCGAGCCTGATCAAGGTCAACTTCACGTGCAAGGGGGGCTCCAACACACAGTGGAAGATGCAGTGGATCACGTCTTGCGTGTGCCAGAGGAAGTGCAACGATCCAGGCGACATGTTTTCTGACCTGCGGCTACTCTAA